In Toxoplasma gondii ME49 chromosome VIII, whole genome shotgun sequence, a single genomic region encodes these proteins:
- a CDS encoding calcium binding protein precursor, putative (encoded by transcript TGME49_229480~Signal peptide predicted by SignalP 2.0 HMM (probability 0.985) with cleavage site probability 0.616 at residue 49~Predicted trans-membrane domain (TMHMM2.0):29-52) produces MAAFADRPTCRVSLGAVFLARELHRLRKSLPLCVFSLFLFSFAFSALSGAPSQFAEAAMPKLSGEKLAELMQMDVKDIKERMLALFDLIDTNQDNTIDTEEAKEWSAKLKNAMHQHQVRMEFQAIDKDNDGKVSLSELEATYVDSLDQKQLEQHKKEVEQRFKTVDKDNDGLLDLSEIRILMDPGKDEGLMKIEIEEILNAQDKNGDRKITVTEFIETEGTGSLNDVEKTELEKEFKSYDLNADGAIDVEELQQIIKDPHSHEIRMLLEEFTKDLKDGKVGREQWEKEFESFAVSMLTDNGEVLRFPEDYSGIEFPFKTAVPQVDLDDEDKHDEL; encoded by the exons ATGGCGGCCTTCGCAGACAGACCGACCTGCCGGGTGTCTCTGGGTGCGGTCTTCCTTGCGCGGGAGCTGCACCGACTCCGAAAGTCTCTGCCCCTTtgcgtgttttctctcttccttttttcgtttgctttctctgcactcTCTGGCGCGCCTTCGCAGTTCGCGGAGGCGGCGATGCCCAAGTTGTCAGGAGAAAAGCTCGCGGAACTCATGCAGATGGACGTGAAGGACATCAAGGAACGCATGCTGGCGCTCTTCGACCTCATCGACACGAACCAAGACAACACAATCGACaccgaggaagcgaaagaatGGAGTGCAAAGTTGAAGAACGCGATGCACCAGCACCAGGTCCGCATGGAGTTCCAGGCGATCGACAAAGACAACGACGGCaaagtttctctctctgaactTGAGGCCACGTACGTGGACAGCCTAGACCAGAAGCAACTCGAGCAACACAAG AAAGAAGTCGAGCAACGCTTCAAGACTGTCGACAAGGACAACGACGGACTGCTGGATTTATCTGAGATCCGAATCCTCATGGATCCTGGGAAAGACGAAGGTCTCATGAAGATCGAAATCGAGGAAATTCTGAAC GCTCAAGACAAGAACGGCGACAGAAAGATCACCGTCACCGAGTTCATCGAGACGGAGGGAA cCGGGAGCTTGAACGACGTGGAAAAGACCGAACTGGAAAAAGAGTTCAAGAGCTACGATTTGAATGCCGACGGCGCCATTGATGTGGAGGAACTGCAGCAG ATCATCAAGGATCCGCATTCGCACGAGATTCGCATGTTGCTCGAGGAGTTCACGAAGGACCTGAAGGACGGCAAAGTTGGGAGGGAGCAGTGGGAGAAGGAGTTCGAGTCTTTCGCCGTGTCGATGCTCACAGACAACGGCGAGGTGCTGCGATTCCCCGAAGACTACTCGGGCATTGAGTTCCCCTTCAAGACGGCTGTGCCGCAAGTCGACttggacgacgaagacaaaCACGATGAACTGTAG